The nucleotide window GGCGGCGGCTTTCGAGCGGTTCTCCTTGCACCAGGCGACGATTCGTCCGAACGTGGAAATGAATTCGTCGGGCCCCTTCAGGTCCCGACGGCTGAAGCCGGTCTTCTCTGCCATCTCTGCGGTCTCTCCTTGGTCGTTCGATGATTTTGTATTGTATACCAGACGGGTCAGGCGATGGGTCCCACGTTCAGGCGCTCTCCCCCTCCAGGAACTGCCGGATGACCGCGGCGAGGGAGTCGCGGATCTCCTCCGCGGTGACCTGCTCCATGGCGCGGACTTTCAGCGCGCAGCCGAGCCGCTCCACCCGGTTCCGGAAGAGGCGGAGGGTGTTCTCCCCGATTCCGAAATCCGTGAAGGAATTCCCCATGACGGCCAGCACGACCCGGGCGGAGACGCCGCGGGTGTAGTCCGATATCGCCATCAGGCTCTCAAGTGATCCCGACATCTCGTCCTTCAGGAAGACGACGATCCCCAACGGAGAGGGCGCTAGCGTGTACCAGAGGGGGGAAAGGACGCGCAGGTACGGAAAGGCGTAGAGACGGATCGAGCATTTCTCCCCCACGCGGAGGCGCCCGAACATCCCGGCGGGGATCCCCTCCTTCCGGCGGAGCGAGAAGAATACGTTGTCCACCTCGAAGTCCCGGAATTTCCCGAAGGCCATCAGCAATCCCTCGAGGAGCGAAGGTTCGGGAAGGTAAAAGACGATCTGCCCCGATGCCTCCCCCGCTCCCGATCCGTGGTCCTCAAGTCGCGCCCGAAGACGGGCGAGGTCCTCGGACGGGAGAAATTCGCTCTTGCAGGGACGTGCGTCGAAATTCCCGAATCGCAGGACTCCCCGGGTTTGGAGCGCGATCAGGGCTTCGTAGACCACGAGGTCGGGAAATCCACAATTGTCGACGATCTCCTCGACGGTGGCGCAGAACTCCGCCAGCAGAAGGATCTCGCGGATCACTCCGCCGGCGGCGGAGATCTCATGGGCTTCCGGGACGACGGCCACGGCGTCGGTCGGGTGCGGAAGGGTGTCCCCGAGCCTTCGGAGTTCGTCGTCGTGCCGCATCCCCTCGAGGATCGCCTGCTGGCTCGGCGTGAAGATGGTCCGCCGGACGCCGACCTTCCCCGGGAGGAAGCGGAACTTTCCCTCCTTGAGGGGAATGAGGCGGAACAGGGCCTTTTCCCCCGAGATGTTCCTGGTAACGGCGGAGATGATCTCTCCCCGCTCTATGTACACCGACCCGGAGATGTGCTCCGCTTCGACCTGCAGGATCCCGTTTTTCCGGTTCATCGCGAGCATCTGCCACAGGTCGGGCAGGAAGATCTGGCTCAGGTTGCCGCTGATCTCGGAATCCCCGGTCAGTGCCTCGGAGAGCGGATCCTGGTAGAGCGCCCGTTGGATCCGCAGGAGGATCTCTTCCTCGTGGAACGGCTTTCGGATGAACTCGTCCACCCCTTGGCGAAATCCCGACACGCTCTGCTCGCGGTCACTGAGGAAAAAGACCGGCATCGACCGGGTGTTCGGGTTGCTCCGCAGGATCTGAACCAGTCGTTCGGGCGCGAGGATCGGGACCGAAAGGTCCAGCAGGAGGATATCCGGCTTCCGAAGGAGGGTCTCCGCGAGCGCCTTGCTCCCGTCCGCCGCCTCGATGATCTCCAGCCCCTTCTCGCGAAGGTACGTCGACAGCGCCTGCCGGGACATGTCGGAGGGGTCGGCGATCAGGACGCGCTTTGTCCCCGGGGTCGCGGTCATCTAGAAATTCCCCTGCAGCTGGTACATCTCCTGGGCCTTCTCCAGCATCGCCTCCACCAGCGACTCGTCGGCCGTGTTGAACCCCTCGACCTCGCTCCCCCGGGCGGAGCAGAAAAACCCGTACGCGCCGCCCTCCTTCAGATACAAAACGAACTCCCGGTCTTTCAACAGCTCGTCATCCGTCGCGACATACATCATGTTTTTCGAGTCGAACCGGGTGCTGCCCGACTGGCCGACCACATAGACGTTCCTGTGCGGCTGGATCGAAGCCTTGAAGGAGAGGAAGATCTGCTTGTAGATCTCCGGGGTTGGCCCCGCGGCGATGACGAGGCCGCGATCCTCGGGGTTCACGGCGACGTCCTGGGCCACCGCCTCGAGGATCCGCAGCCATGTTTCACGAGGGACGGAGAAGTGGGCGTTCCGTCCGAGGTCTTTCCGGAAGCGCAGGAAGTACGGGACGTCCTCCCCTTTCCGGAGGAGGTCGTAGTGCTCCCGCTTCCCGACAAGGATGTCGAAGGCGTCCCAGAAGGGCCGATCGGCAAGCCGCATGCGATACAGCGGGCTCTTCTGCTGTCGCGCGAATTTCTCCTCGGCGACGCGCAGCAATTCGGGGAACTCCCGGCCGTCCCTCGGGGAGGTGGCGGACATGAAGAACGGCTGAAGGAAAAACTCCGTCCCGAGGAACTGGATCCGGCACTTTTCCTTCACCGCCTTCCGGAGCCGTCGAACGGCGAGCAAGGCTCCGAAGGCGTCGGTCTCGGGAAGGACGATGCAGAAGCGGTTCGCCTCCTCCCTCGCGACGAGATCGGAATCCCGCACCGCCTGGCGGACCGCGCCGACCATCGACGTCAGCGCTCCCACGACGATGCTCTCCCGCGTCTGCTCCATCAGGAAGGAGAAGTTCTCGACGACGAGGAAGACGATTGAGAGCGGACGGCGGAAACGGCTCGCCTTGTATCGCTCCTTCTCGAAATAGTCGGCGAGGAACGCCGCGGAGTAGGCGCCGGTCTCCGGGTCGCGCAGGGAAACCTTCTCGATCCTCCCGAGGCGGTTGACCGTGTTCAGGGCGCCGGCGGCGTAGTCGGCGATGATCCGGGCCATGTGGAGCTCCCGCTCACCGTAAGGCTTCCTGTCGTTCCGCTCGCCAAGTTTCACGAGGCCGATCGGATTCGCCTGATGAAGGAGCGGGACGAAGAGGTTCGACCCGGTGCGGACGCCCTTCTCTCCGCTCGCCCCCCCCCCCGTCGCGACGACAAACGGGTCCCCCTTCCAAACCTCCTCCGCCGTGTTCGAGCGGGAAAGGAAGAACCGGGAACCCTCCCGGTCGATCCCGATCACGCCTCGCACCGAAGCGATCAGCATCTCGTCCGGGTCGGACGGCGAAACCAGCCAGACGACGCAACTCTCCGCCCCGAGGGCGTTGACGAACGTCTCCGTCACCTGGGTCAGCAGCTTCTCCTCGTCCTGCGTGGACATCATCTCGAGGCACTGCTGGTACATGGACGCCATCGAGTAGTACTCGAGGCTTTCCGCGAGGAGGCGGTCGGCCACCGGGCCATCCGGCCCGCCGTGGGACGGCGAACCCCAGATGACCCATCGCGCCACTTCGTGCACCGGCGGTTCACCCCGGTACAGGAAGAGGGGGCCTCCGTACCGCTTCGCGTCGGACAGGACGCCGATCAGGCCGGCCCGCGCGGACTCGACCGGAGCGACGACGGCGGCGTAGGAGGAGAGGTCGAGCGTCTTGAGATTCTCCTTCACGGGGTCGCGGAAGTCGAACTCGACGGCATGATCGAGGAGGTTGAGCCGCAGCTCCCTGCCGGGGGAAGGCCGTTCCTCGAAGATCAGTATCCGGGAAGTTTTCATCGTCGCCGGGCATGGGACGGCCGCTCTTCCCCGACGAGGGAGTGGGTCCCAGCGCCGGTCACGAGGACGGACCGGATCGGCCCTTCGGCGCTCCCGGGCGTGAAGTTCACCGTCTTGTTGCAGGCGGTTCGACCGCAACGCATCCCCGGGTCCCTCGCGCTCGTTCCGTCGGCGAGAACCGTGACCTCCCGACCGATCTGCGCCGAGAGGCGTTCCCGGGTGTGCGCCGCCTGAAGCTCCTGAAGGCGCCGCAGCCGCTCGGCCGCCTCCTTCGGGTCGACCTTCTCCTTCATCTCCGCCGCCCGGGTTCCGGGGCGGGAAGAGAAGCGGAACGAGAACGAGGAGTCGAACCGGACCTCCCCCATGACGGCGAGGGTCTCCCGAAAATCGTCCTCCGTCTCCCCCGGGAAGCCGACGATGAAGTCGGAAGAGAACGCCATGCCCGGTCGGATCCGCCGCAACGCTTCGATCTTCGCGAGGTACTCCCCGCGCGTGTAGCCCCGCCCCATGGCCGCGAGAACCCGGTCGGAGCCGGACTGCAGCGGAAGGTGGACGTGCGGGCAGAGGGTCCCGATCTCCTCGAAGAGTCGGATCGTCCGGTCATCCAGGTCCCTCGGGTGGGAGGTGATGAACCGGATCCGCGATATCCCTTCGATCCCGGAAATCCGCAGCAGCAGCTCCGGGAACGGAATCTCCCCTTCCTTCTTTCCGTAGGAGTTTACGTTCTGTCCCAGCAGGACGACTTCCATCACCCCGCGCCCGGCGAGAGCACGGACCTCGGAGAGGATATCCTCGGCCGGGCGGCTCACCTCGCGCCCCCGAACCAGGGGGACGACGCAGTAGGCGCAGAAGTTGTCGCATCCCTGCATGATGGCGACCATCGCCGAGACCGCGCCGGCGGGCAGGTGCGGAACGACGTCCCAGTGCGTGATCCCCTCTTCCATCCCGAGGGCCAACGTCGGGATGCGGCGTTCCGCCCTCCGGACCATCTCGGGAAGGTTCGCGATGTTGTGGGTCCCGAAGACGATGTCGACGTGGGGGGCCCGCGCCCGGAGCGCCTCCCCGTCCTGCTGGGCGAGACATCCCCCGACCCCGACGAGCCGTCCCGGCCGGCGCTGTTTCCAGTCGCGCAACCTACCGAGATCGCTGTAGATCTTCTGGTCGGCTTTTTCGCGGATGCTGCAGGTGTTGAGGAGGACGAGGTCCGCCTCCTCGAGGGTGGCGGCGGCGCGGAACGAAGCCGAGTACAGGAGCGAGAGCATCCTCGCCGAGTCCACGGCGTTCATCTGGCATCCGAACGTCTTGATGAAGACACTCCGCCGCATGGGAGCAGATTATAGCATCCGCCGACCGGTTGGGCACTCAGGCGATCGCGGACATCTTTTCGCCGCGGATGATGAACCGGCCGGGGTCGATTTCCTCCCGCAGCACGCGGAGCTCGTCGCCGGTCGGCGGCGGGATCTCGCCGATCTCTCGCGCCAGCAGGGGGCGGAACGCCATATCCTTGACGACCTCTTCCACCGAAAGCCCGCGGAGGACCGAGAGGAGGGTCATCTTCCGGGTCTCCTCGTCGAACCCGAACAGTGCCTTCGATGTGACCACGCGATGAGGGCCCGTACCGCGGGGAAGCCCCGCCTTCTCGCGGGCCCCCGGTCCGTCGAGGTACCCGGGCGAGGTGAGGAAGTCGACCTTCGGGACGAACCGGCGCCCCTCGTGCTTGATGACGATGATCGTCTTCCAGCAGTGCGAGGCCACCTGGTTCCCTCCCCCGCTCCCGGCGAACCTGCGCGTGGGGCTGGCGAACGTTCCGCCGAGGTGGGTCGAGTTGATGTTCCCGTACGGGTCGACCTGGAGCGCCCCCAGCATCCCGTAATCCATGTAGCCGGTGGCGGAGTACGAGAAGGCCCAGTTCATGTTGAGCCACTGCAGCGACCGGTACGTGTTCTGCGGCCCCCCCATCGTTCCGCGGACGAAGGGCAGGACGGATTGCGGCCCGATCGCCCCGAACTCGAACAGCTGGGTCACGTTGGGGACGTACAGCTTCTGCGCCAGCATGGCGACCACCTGCGGGATGCCCCACCCGACGAAGATCGTCTTGCCGTCCTCGATGAGACGGGCACCCTGGGCGATCATGAACTCCGTGTCGGTGAACTCGATCGTTCGCGGCATTTAACGGTATCCCTCCACAATGGTGGCGCGGCGGCGCAGCTCCCGCATCCGCTTCGCCCCGACCCGGCGGTCGAGGAACTCGTCATGGTCGGCGACCGAGTAGATGTTCTCCTCGAGATAGTTCCCCATCTGTTCGTCCGTCCGGATGGCGTTCAGCCGGTCCACGTGTTCGAGATCGATCTCATACCGCGCCGGCATCGCGCCCGGATAAGCGCCGAAGGGAGCATGAACCACCGCGTCGACCAGGAAATACGGGACCGTGGTACGCATCGGATCCTTCCGGAACTCGTCGGTCTCGACGATCTCCTCGGCCGAGACGATCACGCGGAAGGAGGCCAGCGCCGCCTCGAGGGCGAACAGGTTCGTCCCGAAGATCCTCGCGTTGCCGAACTCGTCTGCCTGGTGGACGTGCAGGAACGCGACGTCGGGATTCAGGGCGGGGACGAGACAGATCGGATCCCCCGTGTACGGATCCGTGATCGTCTTCGCCGCGGAGACCTTCATGTTGTCGGAGCCGAGCAGGTCCCGGGTCGGGAGGAACGGCACTCCGCGCGCCCCCGCGAGGATCCGGAGGGCGAGCCCCCCGTTCGTCCACTCGTACGTCTTGACGCGCCCGTCGCAGACCGCCTGGCCGATGTAATTACCGTACCCGAGAAAACCGACGTCGATCCGGGTGGCGCACCCGGCCCCCACCAGCAGGGAAGACTCGTGAAGCGTGAATTCCGCCCCGATCCAGAGCTCCTTCTTCCGTTGCCGGATGACCTCCCGGATCAACGATTGCGGGCCCCTGGTCA belongs to Deltaproteobacteria bacterium and includes:
- a CDS encoding DUF4388 domain-containing protein, yielding MTATPGTKRVLIADPSDMSRQALSTYLREKGLEIIEAADGSKALAETLLRKPDILLLDLSVPILAPERLVQILRSNPNTRSMPVFFLSDREQSVSGFRQGVDEFIRKPFHEEEILLRIQRALYQDPLSEALTGDSEISGNLSQIFLPDLWQMLAMNRKNGILQVEAEHISGSVYIERGEIISAVTRNISGEKALFRLIPLKEGKFRFLPGKVGVRRTIFTPSQQAILEGMRHDDELRRLGDTLPHPTDAVAVVPEAHEISAAGGVIREILLLAEFCATVEEIVDNCGFPDLVVYEALIALQTRGVLRFGNFDARPCKSEFLPSEDLARLRARLEDHGSGAGEASGQIVFYLPEPSLLEGLLMAFGKFRDFEVDNVFFSLRRKEGIPAGMFGRLRVGEKCSIRLYAFPYLRVLSPLWYTLAPSPLGIVVFLKDEMSGSLESLMAISDYTRGVSARVVLAVMGNSFTDFGIGENTLRLFRNRVERLGCALKVRAMEQVTAEEIRDSLAAVIRQFLEGESA
- a CDS encoding diguanylate cyclase encodes the protein MKTSRILIFEERPSPGRELRLNLLDHAVEFDFRDPVKENLKTLDLSSYAAVVAPVESARAGLIGVLSDAKRYGGPLFLYRGEPPVHEVARWVIWGSPSHGGPDGPVADRLLAESLEYYSMASMYQQCLEMMSTQDEEKLLTQVTETFVNALGAESCVVWLVSPSDPDEMLIASVRGVIGIDREGSRFFLSRSNTAEEVWKGDPFVVATGGGASGEKGVRTGSNLFVPLLHQANPIGLVKLGERNDRKPYGERELHMARIIADYAAGALNTVNRLGRIEKVSLRDPETGAYSAAFLADYFEKERYKASRFRRPLSIVFLVVENFSFLMEQTRESIVVGALTSMVGAVRQAVRDSDLVAREEANRFCIVLPETDAFGALLAVRRLRKAVKEKCRIQFLGTEFFLQPFFMSATSPRDGREFPELLRVAEEKFARQQKSPLYRMRLADRPFWDAFDILVGKREHYDLLRKGEDVPYFLRFRKDLGRNAHFSVPRETWLRILEAVAQDVAVNPEDRGLVIAAGPTPEIYKQIFLSFKASIQPHRNVYVVGQSGSTRFDSKNMMYVATDDELLKDREFVLYLKEGGAYGFFCSARGSEVEGFNTADESLVEAMLEKAQEMYQLQGNF
- the miaB gene encoding tRNA (N6-isopentenyl adenosine(37)-C2)-methylthiotransferase MiaB, producing MRRSVFIKTFGCQMNAVDSARMLSLLYSASFRAAATLEEADLVLLNTCSIREKADQKIYSDLGRLRDWKQRRPGRLVGVGGCLAQQDGEALRARAPHVDIVFGTHNIANLPEMVRRAERRIPTLALGMEEGITHWDVVPHLPAGAVSAMVAIMQGCDNFCAYCVVPLVRGREVSRPAEDILSEVRALAGRGVMEVVLLGQNVNSYGKKEGEIPFPELLLRISGIEGISRIRFITSHPRDLDDRTIRLFEEIGTLCPHVHLPLQSGSDRVLAAMGRGYTRGEYLAKIEALRRIRPGMAFSSDFIVGFPGETEDDFRETLAVMGEVRFDSSFSFRFSSRPGTRAAEMKEKVDPKEAAERLRRLQELQAAHTRERLSAQIGREVTVLADGTSARDPGMRCGRTACNKTVNFTPGSAEGPIRSVLVTGAGTHSLVGEERPSHARRR
- a CDS encoding acyl CoA--acetate/3-ketoacid CoA transferase subunit beta, whose product is MPRTIEFTDTEFMIAQGARLIEDGKTIFVGWGIPQVVAMLAQKLYVPNVTQLFEFGAIGPQSVLPFVRGTMGGPQNTYRSLQWLNMNWAFSYSATGYMDYGMLGALQVDPYGNINSTHLGGTFASPTRRFAGSGGGNQVASHCWKTIIVIKHEGRRFVPKVDFLTSPGYLDGPGAREKAGLPRGTGPHRVVTSKALFGFDEETRKMTLLSVLRGLSVEEVVKDMAFRPLLAREIGEIPPPTGDELRVLREEIDPGRFIIRGEKMSAIA
- a CDS encoding CoA transferase subunit A, whose protein sequence is MTIDRIRTEGEVEYRFTHPDDFREHVRDRKGRSPVPKLVTAKEAVAAFVSDGDYIVYDFSSLTRGPQSLIREVIRQRKKELWIGAEFTLHESSLLVGAGCATRIDVGFLGYGNYIGQAVCDGRVKTYEWTNGGLALRILAGARGVPFLPTRDLLGSDNMKVSAAKTITDPYTGDPICLVPALNPDVAFLHVHQADEFGNARIFGTNLFALEAALASFRVIVSAEEIVETDEFRKDPMRTTVPYFLVDAVVHAPFGAYPGAMPARYEIDLEHVDRLNAIRTDEQMGNYLEENIYSVADHDEFLDRRVGAKRMRELRRRATIVEGYR